Proteins encoded within one genomic window of Bacillus sp. F19:
- a CDS encoding sigma 54-interacting transcriptional regulator: protein MDLKKEDLHLFMEAIIDEIDVGLHVINKKGHTILYNKKMMQIESMDSRDVMNKNLLDVFMFSKDGDSTLVQALQNGTETKNIKQTYFNNKGKEITTVNNTFPIRDGEEIVGAVEIAKDITKIERLMKDTIKRKGGTRYTFESIIGEGPAIKEVIESAKRATRTASSVLIVGETGTGKELFAQSIHNGSSRSAAPFISQNCAALPDSLIESLLFGTKKGAFSGAIDHPGLFEQAEGGTLLLDEINSLNPHLQSKLLRALQERTIRRIGDTKDTPIDVRIIATINEDPIEAITKERMRKDLYYRLSVVTIFVPPLRDRTEDIPLLIERFISKYNELFQMDVQRVDQEVLETLHTYEWPGNVRELQHMIEGAMNLMADEETIRFNHLPMHFRSKSKVQTASSAQEQLYEETIESFKLKEHMDRSEAHYIKVMLKKNGYNISKTAEEAGLSRQSLQYRMKKLNIEARKEKSF from the coding sequence ATGGATCTGAAAAAAGAAGATCTGCATCTTTTTATGGAAGCCATCATTGATGAAATCGATGTAGGACTTCACGTGATTAATAAAAAAGGACACACCATCCTCTACAATAAAAAAATGATGCAGATTGAGTCAATGGACAGCCGGGATGTCATGAATAAGAACCTTCTCGATGTGTTCATGTTTTCTAAAGACGGGGACAGCACGCTTGTGCAGGCTCTTCAGAACGGTACAGAAACAAAGAATATCAAACAGACCTATTTCAACAACAAAGGAAAAGAAATCACAACCGTCAACAATACTTTCCCTATCAGGGATGGAGAAGAGATTGTCGGTGCTGTTGAGATTGCAAAAGATATTACAAAGATAGAAAGGCTGATGAAGGACACTATTAAAAGAAAAGGAGGAACAAGGTATACGTTTGAAAGCATTATTGGAGAAGGTCCCGCGATAAAAGAAGTTATTGAAAGTGCAAAGCGGGCGACCCGTACAGCGTCATCCGTCTTGATTGTCGGGGAGACCGGCACAGGAAAGGAGCTTTTTGCCCAGAGCATCCATAACGGAAGCAGCCGATCTGCGGCTCCTTTTATTTCTCAGAACTGTGCTGCACTGCCCGACAGTCTGATTGAGAGTTTATTATTCGGTACCAAAAAAGGAGCTTTTTCAGGGGCGATTGATCATCCGGGTTTATTTGAACAGGCAGAAGGAGGTACGCTGCTGCTTGATGAAATTAACTCATTGAATCCCCATTTGCAGTCAAAGCTGCTGAGGGCTTTGCAGGAGAGAACGATCAGGCGGATTGGCGATACGAAAGATACGCCAATCGATGTAAGAATCATAGCGACAATAAATGAGGATCCTATTGAAGCCATCACGAAAGAACGGATGAGGAAGGATCTATACTATCGTCTGAGTGTAGTGACTATTTTTGTCCCTCCGCTAAGAGACAGAACCGAAGATATCCCCCTTCTTATCGAGCGATTTATCAGCAAATACAATGAGCTTTTCCAAATGGATGTTCAGCGTGTTGATCAGGAGGTCCTGGAAACTCTTCATACTTACGAATGGCCGGGCAATGTGCGAGAGCTTCAGCACATGATTGAGGGAGCAATGAATTTAATGGCAGATGAGGAAACGATCCGCTTTAACCATCTGCCCATGCATTTCCGCTCAAAGTCAAAAGTGCAAACGGCTTCTTCTGCCCAAGAACAGCTGTATGAAGAAACAATCGAATCATTCAAGCTAAAAGAACACATGGACCGTTCGGAAGCTCACTATATAAAAGTCATGCTGAAAAAGAACGGGTACAACATTTCAAAAACCGCAGAAGAAGCGGGCCTAAGCCGCCAGAGTCTGCAATACAGAATGAAAAAGCTGAATATCGAAGCAAGAAAAGAAAAAAGCTTCTGA
- a CDS encoding PTS sugar transporter subunit IIC produces MELVKGTALLLMVLGLFSLFSYKAPKGMKAMGALANAAVAAFLVEAFQRYVGGDLLKIEFLGEVGDAAGSMGGVAAAALVALALGVSPVYALMLGVSCAGLGLLPGFFAGYLVAFLVKVIEKKTPAGLDLLVTIIVAAPLVRLIGNTLTPVVDATLLNIGGIITETANSNPIIMGIILGGVITVVATAPLSSMALTAMLGLTGLPMAIGALAVFGSSFMNYVLFSRLKFGDRRTTIAVAIEPLTQADIITANPVPVYITNFFGGAAAGVVVSLFGLVNNATGTATPIAGLAVMYGFNDPLTVTITAALCALAGGISGFLGSLVFKNYKIKTVSDIRESSDFKEAA; encoded by the coding sequence ATGGAATTGGTAAAAGGAACGGCGCTATTATTAATGGTACTTGGGTTATTTTCTTTATTCAGCTATAAAGCTCCAAAGGGTATGAAGGCGATGGGAGCTCTCGCCAATGCAGCAGTTGCAGCTTTTCTTGTTGAAGCCTTTCAGAGGTATGTTGGAGGAGATCTTCTGAAGATTGAATTTCTTGGAGAAGTCGGGGATGCTGCGGGCAGCATGGGTGGCGTAGCAGCAGCTGCTCTTGTGGCGCTTGCACTTGGTGTGTCCCCGGTTTATGCTCTGATGCTCGGCGTGTCATGTGCCGGACTTGGTTTGCTTCCGGGCTTTTTTGCAGGGTATCTGGTTGCATTCCTGGTAAAGGTGATCGAGAAAAAAACGCCGGCAGGTCTTGATTTGCTGGTCACCATTATTGTGGCAGCCCCGCTTGTCAGATTAATTGGAAACACCCTTACTCCGGTAGTCGATGCAACGCTTCTGAACATTGGCGGCATTATTACTGAAACAGCTAACAGCAACCCGATTATAATGGGAATTATCCTTGGCGGAGTGATTACCGTTGTAGCAACGGCTCCTTTAAGTTCTATGGCTCTGACAGCCATGCTCGGATTAACTGGACTGCCTATGGCGATTGGTGCATTGGCCGTATTTGGTTCATCCTTCATGAACTATGTTCTTTTCAGCCGATTGAAATTTGGTGACAGAAGAACGACAATTGCTGTAGCCATTGAGCCTCTCACTCAGGCGGATATTATTACAGCTAACCCTGTCCCCGTTTATATAACGAACTTCTTCGGAGGCGCTGCAGCCGGAGTAGTCGTCTCCCTATTCGGACTTGTAAACAACGCAACTGGAACGGCAACTCCGATAGCGGGTCTTGCTGTCATGTACGGGTTTAATGACCCATTAACCGTTACTATTACAGCCGCGCTTTGTGCTCTTGCCGGAGGGATCTCTGGATTCCTTGGATCGCTTGTGTTTAAAAATTATAAAATCAAAACGGTTTCTGATATTAGAGAAAGCAGCGATTTTAAGGAAGCTGCATAA
- a CDS encoding helix-turn-helix domain-containing protein has protein sequence MLLEKILTLTNINDITDMVSTYLKKPVVIENDQFSLLSYSSYYIDHFDQANQQTIFTKHWPIPILEKFMDEGIVDQLKTIPHPFRVKQIKEIGLNQRVVVSAIYREQVFGYIWVQETETMTDSDLKFLHEVSRHIGKLLYQKNQISLRENEEKNEFYKKIIGEAFQTENQIKWEAANHSILIPETFLVNIFTISQNDEELFEEVTETVRLFANALNHLSQVFTEQLKIVVIIGSNAKGLSQLSESAEELTNTVLSQFNGRKVYAGIGNEYSSILQLKKSYLEALEVINAAKFIGTPDKLPFIYSKLGIFRYLETISKHHGITGYINKNLQILQKKDQESQTKLLQTLEIYLLNNCRIKPTAEQLFIHTNTLKYRINQISDLTSIDFDDFHARIQLYIDLQLIKQER, from the coding sequence ATGTTGCTTGAAAAAATACTGACACTGACAAACATTAACGATATTACAGATATGGTCAGCACTTATTTAAAAAAACCAGTCGTCATTGAAAATGATCAATTCTCTTTGCTGTCCTACAGCTCTTATTATATAGACCATTTCGATCAAGCCAATCAGCAGACCATTTTTACGAAGCATTGGCCAATTCCCATTCTTGAGAAATTCATGGATGAAGGCATTGTCGATCAGCTAAAAACGATACCCCATCCGTTTCGGGTGAAACAGATAAAAGAAATCGGCTTAAATCAGCGGGTTGTTGTAAGCGCAATCTACAGGGAACAGGTTTTTGGCTATATATGGGTTCAGGAAACGGAAACAATGACAGATTCAGATCTGAAATTCCTGCATGAAGTTTCGCGTCATATCGGCAAACTGCTTTATCAGAAAAATCAGATCAGCCTTAGAGAGAATGAAGAAAAAAATGAGTTTTATAAAAAAATCATCGGTGAGGCGTTCCAGACGGAAAATCAAATCAAGTGGGAAGCAGCTAATCACAGTATCCTGATTCCCGAAACGTTTCTTGTTAATATTTTTACCATTTCTCAAAATGATGAAGAACTGTTTGAAGAAGTAACAGAAACGGTTCGGTTATTTGCAAATGCCTTAAATCATTTGTCCCAGGTTTTTACGGAACAGCTGAAGATTGTCGTTATAATCGGGAGCAATGCAAAAGGCTTAAGCCAGCTTTCAGAAAGCGCAGAGGAATTAACGAATACGGTTCTCTCCCAATTTAATGGCCGAAAGGTGTATGCCGGTATTGGAAATGAGTATTCGTCCATCCTTCAATTGAAGAAATCTTATCTTGAAGCGCTTGAAGTAATCAATGCAGCCAAATTTATCGGAACACCTGATAAACTTCCTTTCATATACAGCAAGCTCGGAATTTTCCGTTATCTCGAAACGATCTCAAAGCATCATGGGATAACAGGCTACATCAATAAAAATCTGCAAATTCTGCAAAAAAAGGATCAGGAAAGCCAGACAAAATTACTTCAAACGCTAGAAATCTATCTTCTTAACAACTGCCGCATCAAACCGACAGCCGAACAGCTGTTTATACACACAAACACGTTAAAATACAGAATCAATCAAATTTCTGATCTTACCTCGATTGATTTCGATGATTTTCATGCACGAATCCAGCTTTATATTGATTTACAGCTCATTAAGCAGGAAAGATAA
- a CDS encoding DUF1232 domain-containing protein: MPSKQEQETLEQLKESEKHFSETKFWSKLKKYGKKAGSSVVYAGMLLYFTLQKPEVPAKTKAIIIGALGYFILPLDLIPDLAIGVGYTDDLGALGLALLQVAMYIDQDIKDQAKQKLVEWFGDQVDTSDIDSKI, from the coding sequence ATGCCATCTAAGCAGGAACAGGAAACACTCGAGCAATTGAAGGAATCAGAAAAACACTTTTCAGAGACGAAATTCTGGAGCAAATTAAAGAAGTATGGAAAAAAGGCAGGATCCTCTGTTGTGTATGCCGGGATGCTTTTATATTTCACGCTTCAAAAACCGGAAGTTCCGGCAAAAACAAAAGCGATTATTATCGGCGCACTCGGCTATTTCATTTTGCCGCTTGATCTCATTCCCGACTTAGCTATAGGCGTCGGCTACACCGATGACCTTGGAGCACTTGGCCTCGCTCTCTTGCAAGTGGCGATGTACATTGATCAGGATATAAAAGATCAGGCTAAACAAAAGCTTGTTGAATGGTTTGGCGATCAGGTTGATACATCAGACATTGATTCAAAAATCTAA
- the iadA gene encoding beta-aspartyl-peptidase, with the protein MLTLIKNTEVYAPHYLGRKDVLLAANKIGYIKDTIKMDSSSIDVKIIDGTGKLLVPGFIDAHVHLIGGGGEGGFKTRTPELNLTDAATAGITTVVGVLGTDGTTRRIESLLAKAHALDEEGITAYIHSGSYQIPVKTLTGKIEEDLIFIEKILGVGEIAISDHRSSEPAFEELVKIAAAARNGGLITGKAGLLEIHVGDSDRKLDLLFEIAEKTDIPIHHFHPTHINRNTELFEEGIRYTEIGGYVDLTTSTIPQFLEEGEVKCSRGLRLMLERGVSINQITFSSDGQASLPYFNEDGDFAGLQVGRVSSLFKEVRSSVLDEGVPLESALQVITSNPARILKLKNKGEIREEKDADLVLLDKETLTIDTVIAKGKVMVEGGVPIIKGTFEN; encoded by the coding sequence TTGCTTACTTTAATTAAAAACACAGAAGTATATGCACCCCATTATTTAGGCCGCAAGGATGTTCTGCTTGCGGCAAATAAAATAGGCTATATCAAGGATACGATTAAAATGGATTCCTCATCTATTGATGTAAAAATAATTGATGGAACAGGGAAGCTCCTTGTGCCGGGATTTATTGATGCTCATGTACATTTAATCGGCGGAGGAGGGGAAGGGGGCTTTAAAACCAGAACACCTGAACTGAATTTAACAGATGCTGCAACGGCGGGGATCACAACGGTAGTTGGAGTGCTCGGAACCGACGGAACAACAAGACGGATTGAAAGTCTGCTTGCTAAGGCCCACGCTTTGGATGAAGAGGGAATCACGGCTTACATCCACTCGGGATCGTATCAGATTCCGGTGAAAACCTTAACAGGGAAGATTGAAGAGGATTTGATTTTTATTGAGAAAATACTTGGTGTAGGCGAGATTGCCATATCCGATCATCGTTCTTCTGAACCGGCTTTTGAAGAACTGGTGAAAATCGCAGCTGCAGCCCGCAATGGCGGTTTAATTACCGGAAAAGCAGGACTTTTGGAAATACATGTAGGCGATAGTGACCGAAAACTTGATCTTTTGTTTGAGATTGCAGAAAAGACGGACATCCCCATACATCATTTTCACCCGACCCACATTAACCGAAACACAGAATTATTTGAAGAGGGCATCAGGTACACGGAAATAGGCGGATATGTGGACTTAACAACAAGCACGATTCCTCAATTTCTTGAGGAAGGAGAAGTGAAGTGCAGCAGAGGCTTGCGGCTGATGCTTGAGAGAGGCGTTTCAATCAATCAGATTACGTTCTCATCAGATGGACAGGCAAGTCTCCCATATTTTAATGAAGATGGCGATTTTGCGGGTCTTCAAGTCGGAAGAGTGTCATCTCTTTTTAAGGAAGTCCGTTCATCTGTATTGGATGAAGGAGTTCCGCTTGAATCAGCACTTCAGGTCATCACCTCTAACCCGGCACGAATTTTAAAGCTTAAAAACAAAGGTGAAATCAGAGAAGAGAAGGATGCTGATCTCGTTTTGCTGGATAAAGAGACGCTGACGATTGATACCGTTATTGCAAAAGGGAAAGTGATGGTCGAAGGAGGAGTCCCGATCATTAAGGGGACATTTGAAAACTAA
- a CDS encoding zinc metallopeptidase produces the protein MFFHPMDILVFAAFGLALWAQFKVKSNFNTWSKVQASSGMTGMEVARRILDHNGLHHVPVEPVRGKLSDHYDPLKKAVRLSEQVYYGRSIASISVASHEVGHAIQHKESYGALTLRHKMFPVVNISSGIAPFLLIGGFLLGSFNLIGLGIIFFSAAVAFQLVTLPVEFNASRRAKDFILAEGIIRNEEERGVNKVLGAAALTYVAAALISLFELLKFIMIFSRGREE, from the coding sequence ATGTTTTTTCATCCTATGGATATTTTAGTTTTTGCGGCATTTGGACTGGCGCTTTGGGCGCAGTTTAAAGTGAAAAGTAATTTTAATACATGGTCAAAGGTTCAGGCTTCTTCAGGAATGACAGGAATGGAAGTTGCACGCAGAATTTTGGACCACAACGGGCTTCATCATGTTCCGGTAGAACCTGTTAGAGGAAAGCTGTCTGATCACTATGATCCTTTAAAAAAAGCTGTGCGGTTATCTGAACAGGTTTATTACGGAAGATCCATTGCATCAATCTCAGTAGCTTCGCATGAAGTGGGTCACGCCATTCAGCACAAAGAATCCTATGGGGCTTTAACCTTAAGGCACAAAATGTTCCCGGTCGTGAATATTTCCTCAGGTATCGCTCCCTTTTTGCTTATAGGAGGCTTTTTATTAGGGTCCTTCAATCTAATCGGGCTTGGAATTATCTTTTTTTCAGCGGCAGTTGCCTTTCAATTAGTCACATTGCCTGTTGAATTCAACGCCAGCAGAAGAGCCAAGGATTTTATTCTTGCAGAAGGCATCATCCGCAATGAAGAAGAGCGCGGCGTAAACAAAGTACTTGGGGCAGCTGCGCTGACATATGTAGCGGCAGCTCTCATTTCCCTGTTTGAATTGCTGAAGTTTATTATGATTTTCAGCCGGGGGCGGGAAGAGTAG
- a CDS encoding Glu/Leu/Phe/Val dehydrogenase: protein MGIVKDIQADKEKESLNLFKSTQTIIKEALNKLGYSDEFFELLREPIRMLTVRIPIQMDDGSVKVFTGYRSQHNDAVGPTKGGVRFHPEVNEDEVKALSIWMSLKCGIVNLPYGGGKGGIICDPREMSLNELERLSRGYVRAVSQIVGPTKDIPAPDVFTNSQIMAWMMDEYSRLREFDSPGFITGKPLVLGGSHGRETATARGVTICIEEAAKKKGITLAGARVVIQGFGNAGSFLAKFMHDAGAKVIGISDAYGALHDADGLDIDYLLDQRDSFGTVTTLFKSTITNKELLELDCDILVPAAISNQIIAENAHQIKASIVVEAANGPTTIEATKILTERGVLLVPDVLASAGGVTVSYFEWVQNNQGYYWSEEEVAERLQKVMVDSFENTFQTALIHNVDMRLAAYMIGSRKMAEASRFRGWI, encoded by the coding sequence ATGGGGATTGTAAAGGACATACAGGCAGATAAAGAAAAAGAAAGCTTAAATTTATTTAAGTCCACGCAGACGATTATTAAAGAAGCACTGAACAAATTAGGCTATTCAGATGAATTTTTTGAGCTTTTAAGAGAACCGATCAGAATGCTCACTGTCCGGATACCGATTCAAATGGATGATGGTTCGGTAAAAGTATTCACAGGCTACCGCTCCCAGCATAATGATGCAGTTGGACCGACAAAAGGCGGCGTCCGCTTTCATCCGGAAGTAAATGAAGACGAAGTGAAGGCTCTGTCAATTTGGATGAGCTTAAAATGCGGAATTGTAAATTTGCCATATGGAGGCGGAAAAGGCGGAATTATTTGCGATCCGAGAGAAATGTCGCTGAATGAATTAGAACGGCTGAGCCGCGGTTACGTCCGCGCAGTCAGCCAAATCGTAGGTCCTACAAAAGATATCCCTGCCCCGGATGTGTTTACGAATTCTCAAATTATGGCGTGGATGATGGATGAATACAGCAGACTGCGTGAATTTGACTCCCCTGGTTTCATCACCGGAAAACCGCTTGTCCTTGGCGGATCACACGGAAGAGAAACAGCTACAGCCCGCGGCGTTACCATTTGCATAGAGGAAGCTGCCAAGAAAAAAGGAATTACCCTTGCAGGAGCTAGGGTTGTGATACAGGGTTTTGGCAATGCAGGAAGCTTTCTGGCTAAATTTATGCATGACGCAGGTGCAAAAGTCATCGGCATTTCAGATGCATATGGCGCACTACATGATGCAGACGGTCTTGATATTGATTACCTGCTTGATCAGCGTGACAGCTTCGGCACGGTCACAACGCTCTTTAAATCAACGATTACAAATAAAGAATTATTAGAGCTGGATTGTGACATTCTGGTGCCCGCTGCGATCTCGAACCAAATAATAGCTGAAAATGCACATCAAATTAAAGCGTCTATAGTGGTCGAGGCTGCAAATGGACCAACGACCATTGAAGCCACTAAAATCTTAACGGAGCGGGGCGTTCTGCTTGTACCGGATGTGCTGGCAAGTGCTGGCGGTGTTACCGTATCATACTTCGAATGGGTCCAAAACAATCAGGGGTATTATTGGTCAGAGGAAGAAGTCGCAGAAAGACTTCAAAAAGTGATGGTTGATTCTTTCGAGAATACGTTTCAAACGGCACTTATCCATAATGTAGATATGAGACTCGCAGCATACATGATCGGAAGCCGGAAAATGGCGGAAGCTTCACGTTTTAGAGGCTGGATTTAA
- a CDS encoding YnfA family protein, whose product MFYTICLFLLAGLAEIGGGYLIWLWLREGKPLYWGVFGGLSLALYGVIAAMQTFPSFGRVYAAYGGIFIVLSVLWGWGVDRKTPDFYDIFGAFICLAGVSVMLFGPRN is encoded by the coding sequence ATGTTTTACACAATCTGTTTATTCTTGCTGGCAGGTCTTGCTGAAATTGGAGGAGGATATTTAATTTGGCTCTGGCTTCGGGAAGGAAAACCTCTTTATTGGGGAGTTTTTGGAGGTTTATCTTTAGCTCTTTATGGAGTCATTGCTGCCATGCAGACTTTCCCTTCTTTTGGAAGGGTGTACGCGGCATATGGAGGTATTTTTATTGTGCTTTCGGTTCTATGGGGATGGGGAGTTGACCGGAAAACACCTGATTTCTATGATATATTTGGTGCATTCATTTGTCTTGCCGGAGTGTCAGTTATGCTATTTGGACCAAGAAATTAA
- a CDS encoding phosphatase PAP2 family protein, protein MSIALILLFINRKWWEGLFLIVAVTGSSLLNYYLKWVFKRDRPTFNPLITESGYSFPSGHSMVSFSFIGILAYLLTLMVKKKSLKVLIMALFFFIVFLIGFSRIYLGVHYPSDVIAGFAAGGAWLVICIVALKFKAKI, encoded by the coding sequence ATGTCCATCGCTCTCATTCTGCTGTTCATCAACCGAAAATGGTGGGAAGGACTGTTTTTAATTGTGGCAGTAACCGGTTCATCTCTTTTGAATTATTATTTGAAATGGGTGTTTAAAAGAGACCGCCCCACTTTTAATCCCCTTATTACAGAAAGCGGCTATAGTTTTCCTAGCGGACATTCTATGGTTTCCTTTTCGTTCATTGGTATTCTTGCATACTTATTAACTCTAATGGTCAAAAAGAAGAGCCTTAAAGTACTTATTATGGCCTTGTTCTTTTTCATCGTTTTTTTAATTGGCTTCAGCAGAATCTACCTTGGCGTGCATTACCCAAGCGATGTGATTGCGGGGTTTGCTGCGGGAGGCGCGTGGCTTGTCATTTGTATTGTGGCCCTGAAGTTTAAAGCTAAAATATAG
- the pruA gene encoding L-glutamate gamma-semialdehyde dehydrogenase, with product MTVPYKHEPFTDFAIKENHQALQEALAYVNTQLNKEYPLIVGEERITTAEKITSVNPANKTEVVGVVSKATKELAEKAMEKAAEAFEKWKKQKPEARASILIRAAAMLRRRKHEFSAYLIKEAGKPWNEADADTAEAIDFLEYYARQMLKLKDGVPVQSREGEQNTFSYIPLGVGIVISPFNFPLAIMAGTAAAAIVAGNTILLKPANSTPVVAAKFAELLEEAGLPAGVLNYIPGSGAEVGDYLVDHPKTRFISFTGSREVGCRIYERAAKVHSGQIWLKRVIAEMGGKDTVAVDKDADLDLAASAIVASAFGFSGQKCSAGSRAVVHQDVYDEVLEKAVELTRKLIVGNPEEAGTYMGPVIDQNSYSKIMSYIEIGKEEGRLMTGGEGDESKGFFIQPTIFADIDEKGRLMQEEIFGPVVAFCKADDFNHILEIANNTDYGLTGALISNNREHIERAKEEFHVGNLYFNRGCTGAIVGYQPFGGFNMSGTDSKAGGPDYLLLHMQAKTTSETF from the coding sequence ATGACCGTTCCATACAAACATGAGCCGTTTACTGACTTTGCAATAAAAGAGAATCATCAGGCCCTTCAAGAAGCACTTGCATACGTTAATACCCAGCTAAATAAAGAATATCCGCTGATCGTCGGCGAAGAGCGAATTACGACAGCTGAAAAAATAACATCGGTTAATCCAGCCAATAAAACAGAAGTAGTCGGAGTTGTATCCAAGGCTACAAAAGAATTGGCAGAAAAAGCAATGGAGAAGGCTGCAGAAGCCTTTGAAAAGTGGAAAAAACAGAAGCCTGAAGCGCGTGCATCCATTCTGATCCGTGCGGCAGCCATGCTCCGCCGCAGGAAGCATGAGTTTTCAGCCTATCTGATTAAGGAGGCAGGCAAGCCATGGAATGAGGCAGATGCCGATACAGCAGAAGCTATCGACTTTCTTGAGTATTACGCACGCCAGATGCTGAAGCTGAAGGACGGCGTTCCTGTACAGAGCAGAGAGGGAGAGCAGAATACGTTCAGCTATATCCCGCTTGGAGTAGGCATAGTCATTTCCCCGTTCAACTTTCCGCTTGCCATTATGGCGGGAACGGCAGCCGCCGCAATTGTTGCAGGAAATACCATCCTTTTAAAGCCTGCAAATTCAACACCTGTTGTTGCAGCCAAATTTGCAGAGCTGCTTGAGGAAGCGGGACTTCCTGCCGGTGTCCTGAATTACATTCCGGGAAGCGGTGCTGAAGTAGGAGATTATTTGGTAGATCACCCGAAAACTAGATTTATTTCCTTTACTGGTTCGCGTGAGGTGGGGTGCAGAATCTATGAACGCGCTGCAAAAGTCCACAGCGGACAGATTTGGCTGAAACGGGTCATCGCTGAGATGGGCGGCAAAGACACTGTAGCCGTTGATAAGGATGCAGACCTTGATTTGGCCGCTTCTGCAATCGTTGCTTCTGCTTTTGGTTTTTCGGGACAGAAATGCTCTGCAGGATCACGTGCAGTTGTTCATCAGGATGTTTATGATGAAGTCCTTGAAAAAGCAGTGGAGCTAACAAGAAAACTTATTGTGGGGAACCCGGAAGAAGCAGGTACTTATATGGGACCTGTCATCGACCAGAATTCCTACAGCAAGATTATGAGTTATATAGAAATTGGCAAGGAAGAAGGCAGGCTCATGACGGGCGGAGAAGGGGACGAATCAAAAGGATTCTTCATCCAGCCTACTATTTTTGCTGATATAGATGAAAAAGGCCGTCTCATGCAGGAAGAAATCTTTGGCCCAGTCGTTGCTTTCTGCAAAGCAGATGATTTTAACCATATCCTTGAGATTGCCAATAACACAGATTATGGACTGACAGGTGCTCTCATCTCGAATAACCGTGAACATATTGAGAGAGCGAAAGAAGAGTTTCATGTCGGTAATTTATATTTTAATAGAGGCTGCACAGGCGCAATCGTCGGGTATCAGCCGTTTGGCGGATTTAATATGTCAGGAACAGATTCTAAAGCCGGCGGTCCAGATTACTTGCTGCTTCACATGCAGGCGAAAACTACTTCAGAGACATTTTAA
- a CDS encoding ornithine--oxo-acid transaminase, which produces MTTLTKSQELIQQTSQYGANNYHPLPIVISEAEGVWVRDPEGNQYMDMLSAYSAVNQGHRHPKIIQALKDQADKITLTSRAFHNDQLGSFYEAVAALTEKEMVLPMNTGAEAVETAIKAARRWAYDVKGVAEDQAEIIACIGNFHGRTMSAVSLSSEEEYKRGFGPMLPGIKLIPYGDIEALKSAITANTAAFLIEPIQGEAGIVIPPQGFLKQAAEMCRENNVIFIADEIQSGLGRSGKTFACDWEDVKPDMYILGKALGGGVFPISCVAAGKDILGVFNPGSHGSTFGGNPLACAVSVAALQVLEEEKLAERSLKLGAYFKEKLSEIKNPLIKEVRGRGLFIGVELTVPARPYCEKLKEEGLLCKETHETVIRFAPPLVISEEDLDWAIAKITRVLSN; this is translated from the coding sequence ATGACAACATTGACAAAATCCCAAGAATTAATACAGCAGACATCCCAATACGGAGCAAACAATTATCATCCGCTTCCAATTGTTATTTCAGAAGCAGAAGGCGTTTGGGTAAGAGACCCGGAAGGCAATCAATACATGGATATGCTGAGTGCATATTCTGCTGTAAACCAGGGACACAGACATCCTAAGATCATTCAGGCGCTTAAAGACCAGGCAGATAAAATTACGCTCACATCCCGCGCGTTTCATAACGATCAGCTTGGTTCATTCTATGAGGCTGTTGCAGCATTGACTGAAAAAGAAATGGTCCTTCCGATGAATACAGGTGCAGAAGCAGTAGAGACGGCGATTAAAGCTGCACGAAGATGGGCTTATGATGTTAAAGGAGTTGCAGAAGATCAAGCTGAAATCATCGCCTGCATCGGAAATTTCCACGGACGCACGATGTCTGCAGTTTCCCTGTCTTCAGAAGAAGAATACAAGAGAGGTTTCGGGCCAATGCTGCCTGGAATTAAGCTGATTCCATATGGAGATATAGAGGCATTAAAATCTGCCATCACAGCTAATACAGCGGCTTTCTTGATTGAGCCTATCCAGGGTGAAGCAGGTATCGTAATTCCTCCGCAAGGATTTTTAAAACAGGCAGCAGAGATGTGCAGAGAGAACAATGTTATTTTCATTGCAGATGAGATTCAATCAGGACTCGGCAGATCCGGTAAGACATTCGCGTGTGACTGGGAAGATGTGAAGCCTGATATGTACATTCTCGGCAAGGCCCTTGGAGGAGGCGTATTCCCGATTTCCTGTGTGGCAGCAGGCAAAGACATTCTCGGTGTGTTTAATCCGGGCTCTCACGGTTCAACATTTGGAGGCAATCCGCTTGCATGTGCCGTTTCTGTTGCAGCCCTGCAGGTTCTCGAGGAGGAAAAACTGGCAGAGCGATCTCTTAAGCTTGGAGCTTATTTTAAAGAGAAGCTCTCTGAAATAAAAAATCCGCTTATTAAGGAAGTGCGGGGAAGAGGCTTGTTTATAGGAGTTGAACTCACAGTGCCTGCACGCCCGTACTGTGAAAAATTAAAAGAAGAAGGACTGCTGTGCAAAGAAACGCATGAAACGGTCATCCGTTTTGCCCCGCCGCTTGTCATCTCTGAAGAAGATCTGGATTGGGCGATTGCTAAGATCACACGCGTTCTATCAAACTGA